A genomic stretch from Dyella sp. M7H15-1 includes:
- the pyrF gene encoding orotidine-5'-phosphate decarboxylase, protein MHFMQSLQQAWTRNNSLVCVGLDPEPAKFPAHVQGRPDAVLEFCTAIVDATADLVCCYKPQIAHFAALRAEDTLERLIAHIHANHPGTPVILDAKRGDIGSTAQHYVGEAFDRYAADAVTLNPYLGRDSVQPFLERADKGVILLCHTSNPGAADLQDLDVGGKPLYQHVAQIIARDWNNHGNCALVTGATWPQQLAEVRALVGDMPLLVPGIGAQGGDVEAVVRNGRTAAGTGLMISSSRAILYASQGEDFANAARKAALELRDSINHYRQR, encoded by the coding sequence ATGCACTTCATGCAATCCCTGCAACAAGCATGGACCCGCAACAACTCCCTGGTTTGCGTCGGTCTCGATCCCGAACCCGCCAAATTCCCCGCGCACGTCCAAGGTCGCCCCGACGCGGTGTTGGAATTCTGCACCGCCATCGTCGACGCCACCGCCGACCTGGTCTGCTGCTACAAACCGCAAATCGCCCACTTCGCTGCTCTGCGCGCCGAAGACACGCTGGAACGCCTGATCGCGCACATCCACGCCAACCATCCCGGCACTCCGGTCATTCTCGACGCCAAACGCGGCGATATCGGCAGCACCGCGCAACATTACGTCGGCGAAGCCTTCGACCGCTACGCCGCCGATGCCGTCACGCTCAACCCCTACCTGGGCCGCGACTCGGTGCAGCCGTTTCTGGAGCGCGCCGACAAGGGCGTGATCCTGCTCTGCCACACCTCCAACCCCGGCGCGGCGGACCTTCAAGACCTCGACGTCGGCGGCAAGCCGCTCTATCAGCATGTGGCACAGATCATCGCGCGCGACTGGAACAACCACGGCAATTGCGCCCTGGTCACCGGCGCCACCTGGCCACAGCAACTGGCCGAAGTGCGTGCACTGGTCGGCGATATGCCTTTGCTGGTTCCCGGTATTGGCGCCCAGGGCGGCGACGTGGAAGCCGTGGTCCGCAACGGCCGCACCGCGGCGGGCACGGGACTGATGATCAGCTCCTCGCGCGCGATTCTTTACGCCAGCCAGGGCGAGGATTTTGCGAATGCTGCCCGCAAGGCCGCACTCGAACTACGCGATAGCATCAACCACTATCGGCAGCGCTGA
- a CDS encoding 2-oxoglutarate dehydrogenase E1 component — translation MSTNLIREFSESSQLAGGNADYVESLYEAWLAGPESVPAEWNTYFKTFNGRESGDVPHSAAIARIEAAQRQRPNGVMTMPVSDEHARKQAGVLRLLTAYRSRGHLFADLDPLGLAHKTHAPDLDLAFHGLSDTDLDTEFDCGNFAGGGQRMKLHELFSRLKRVYTNTIGSEFMHISDHTQRNWIYSRLEQANGSAGLDKSGKQRILDGLTAAEGLERYLHTKYVGQKRFSLEGGDSLIPMVDNIVRASGDNGIKDLVIGMAHRGRLNVLVNILGKPPKTLFNEFEGKFEHVADDPAHSGDVKYHMGFSADVRTPNGGVHVALAFNPSHLEIVNPVVAGSVHARQVRGRDTERTQSLAVLIHGDAALSGQGVNMELFNMSQARGFKIGGTIHIVVNNQVGFTTSNPQDTRSTLYCTDLAKMVNAPVFHVNGDDPEAVIQVTRLAYEFRKQFRKDVVIDLVCYRRHGHNEADEPSATQPVMYQIIRKRPTARELYGQVLQKEGVLAEGDLQKQFDAYRDRLEAGAAMTELHPSLTKDVEVDWSQFIGKKLSTPVNTGVAKTTLVELANRILDVPTDLTLQSRVAKIYDDRRKMASGELPGDWGFAENLAYATLIDEGHNLRLVGQDAGRGTFFHRHAVLHDQKDGHTFMPLATLRPDADVEVIDSLLSEEAVMAFEYGYATTDPHTLNIWEAQFGDFANGAQVVIDQFISSGEAKWDRLCGLVLYLPHGYEGQGPEHSSARLERFLQLCALDNMQVCVPTTPAQDFHMIRRQMLRPTRKPLIVMTPKSLLRHKLAVSTLDELANGSFQLVIGEHRELAAKKVKRVVLCAGKVYYDLLENAEKRDVSDVAIVRVEQLYPFPRPEVTAELEKYPAAKEVVWCQEEPMNQGAWFQIRHHLQACANSKQSLSYAGRAGSPAPAAGHLNDHVAEQAALVEQALVAPVGNDHSVE, via the coding sequence GTGAGCACAAACCTAATCCGCGAGTTTTCCGAATCCTCGCAACTCGCAGGCGGCAACGCCGATTACGTTGAATCCCTGTATGAAGCCTGGTTGGCCGGCCCCGAATCGGTGCCCGCCGAGTGGAATACCTACTTCAAGACCTTCAATGGCCGCGAGTCTGGGGACGTGCCCCATTCCGCGGCCATTGCGCGCATAGAAGCTGCGCAAAGGCAGCGCCCCAACGGCGTCATGACCATGCCGGTCAGCGATGAGCACGCACGCAAGCAGGCCGGCGTGCTGCGCCTGTTGACAGCCTATCGTTCGCGCGGCCATCTCTTTGCCGACCTTGATCCGCTGGGCCTGGCCCATAAGACGCACGCACCGGATCTGGACCTGGCCTTCCATGGCCTGTCCGACACCGACCTCGACACCGAGTTCGATTGCGGCAACTTCGCCGGCGGCGGCCAGCGCATGAAGCTGCACGAATTGTTTTCCCGCCTGAAGCGTGTGTACACGAACACGATTGGCTCGGAGTTCATGCACATCTCCGACCACACCCAGCGCAACTGGATCTACTCACGCCTGGAACAGGCCAATGGCAGCGCTGGCCTGGACAAATCCGGCAAGCAGCGCATCCTGGATGGCCTGACCGCCGCCGAGGGCCTTGAGCGCTACTTGCACACCAAGTATGTCGGCCAGAAGCGCTTCTCGCTGGAAGGCGGTGACAGCCTGATCCCGATGGTGGACAACATCGTCCGTGCCTCGGGCGACAACGGCATCAAGGACCTAGTCATCGGCATGGCACACCGCGGCCGCCTGAACGTGCTGGTCAACATCCTCGGCAAGCCACCGAAGACCCTGTTCAACGAGTTCGAAGGCAAGTTCGAGCATGTAGCGGACGACCCGGCCCATTCCGGCGACGTGAAGTACCACATGGGTTTCTCCGCCGACGTGCGCACGCCGAACGGTGGCGTGCACGTGGCACTCGCCTTCAATCCTTCGCATCTGGAAATCGTCAACCCGGTGGTGGCCGGCTCCGTGCATGCGCGCCAGGTGCGCGGCAGGGACACCGAGCGCACCCAGTCGCTGGCCGTGCTGATCCACGGCGACGCTGCGCTGTCCGGTCAAGGCGTGAACATGGAATTGTTCAACATGTCGCAGGCGCGCGGTTTCAAGATCGGCGGCACCATCCACATCGTGGTGAACAACCAGGTGGGCTTCACCACCTCCAACCCGCAGGACACGCGTTCCACGCTGTACTGCACCGACTTGGCCAAGATGGTCAACGCACCGGTATTCCATGTGAACGGCGACGATCCGGAAGCGGTGATCCAGGTCACCCGTCTGGCCTATGAATTCCGCAAGCAGTTCCGCAAGGATGTCGTCATCGATCTGGTCTGCTACCGCCGCCATGGCCACAACGAAGCCGATGAACCGTCCGCCACGCAGCCGGTGATGTACCAGATCATCCGCAAGCGTCCAACGGCGCGCGAACTCTACGGCCAAGTGCTGCAGAAGGAAGGCGTGCTCGCCGAAGGCGATCTGCAAAAGCAATTCGATGCCTACCGCGACCGCCTCGAAGCCGGCGCGGCGATGACCGAGCTGCATCCGTCGCTGACCAAGGATGTGGAAGTGGACTGGAGCCAGTTCATCGGCAAGAAGCTCTCCACCCCGGTCAACACTGGCGTGGCAAAGACCACGTTGGTAGAGCTGGCCAACCGCATCCTGGATGTGCCGACGGATCTGACGCTGCAGTCGCGCGTCGCTAAGATCTACGACGACCGCCGCAAGATGGCCAGTGGCGAGTTGCCAGGCGACTGGGGCTTTGCCGAGAACCTCGCCTACGCAACCCTGATCGACGAAGGCCACAACCTGCGTCTGGTCGGCCAGGACGCCGGCCGCGGCACCTTCTTTCATCGCCACGCCGTGTTGCACGATCAGAAGGATGGCCACACCTTTATGCCGCTGGCGACACTGCGTCCCGATGCGGATGTCGAAGTGATCGATTCGCTGCTCAGCGAAGAAGCCGTGATGGCCTTCGAATACGGCTATGCCACCACCGATCCGCACACGCTGAATATCTGGGAAGCGCAGTTCGGCGATTTCGCCAACGGCGCGCAGGTGGTGATCGATCAGTTCATCAGCTCCGGCGAAGCGAAATGGGATCGCCTGTGCGGCCTGGTGCTGTACCTGCCGCATGGTTACGAAGGCCAGGGTCCGGAGCATTCCTCCGCCCGTCTGGAGCGCTTCCTACAACTTTGCGCGCTCGACAACATGCAGGTGTGCGTGCCGACCACTCCGGCGCAGGATTTCCACATGATCCGCCGTCAGATGCTGCGCCCGACGCGCAAACCGCTGATCGTGATGACGCCCAAGTCGCTGCTGCGCCACAAGCTGGCCGTGTCCACGCTGGACGAGCTGGCCAACGGCAGCTTCCAGCTGGTGATCGGCGAGCATCGCGAACTGGCGGCCAAGAAGGTCAAGCGCGTCGTGTTGTGCGCCGGCAAGGTCTACTACGACCTGCTGGAAAACGCCGAAAAGCGTGATGTCAGCGATGTCGCCATCGTACGCGTGGAACAGCTGTATCCGTTCCCGCGTCCGGAAGTCACCGCCGAACTGGAGAAATATCCGGCCGCCAAGGAAGTGGTGTGGTGCCAGGAAGAGCCGATGAACCAGGGTGCCTGGTTCCAGATCCGCCACCATCTGCAAGCCTGTGCCAACAGCAAGCAGAGCCTTTCCTACGCCGGTCGTGCCGGCTCGCCCGCGCCAGCTGCCGGCCACCTCAACGATCACGTTGCCGAGCAGGCCGCACTGGTCGAACAGGCGCTGGTTGCACCGGTTGGCAACGATCACTCCGTTGAATAA
- the ettA gene encoding energy-dependent translational throttle protein EttA yields MQYIYTMNGVSKIVPPKRQIIKDISLSFFPGAKIGLLGLNGAGKSTVLRIMAGVDTDFQGEARPQPGIKVGYLAQEPQLDPEKTVREAVEEGVSVVLDAQKRLEEVYAAYAEEGADFDKLAAEQQALENILAVNDAHALERQLEVAADALRLPAWDAKIGPLSGGEKRRVALCRLLLSKPDMLLLDEPTNHLDAESVDWLEQFLQSYPGTVVAVTHDRYFLDNAAEWILELDRGRGIPWKGNYTEWLEQKDQRLKQEAQQEKSRQRAIEKELEWVRSAAKGRQSKGKARLNRFEELNAVEYQRRNETNEIFIPPGERLGQEVIEFKNVSKAFGDRLLIDDLSFRVPPGAIVGVIGPNGAGKSTLMKLITGKEQADSGEVKLGHTVKLAYVDQSRGMLDGKNNVWQEVSGGLDILTIGNFEIQSRAYIGRFNFKGTDQQKIVGNLSGGERGRLHLAKTLLQGGNVLLLDEPSNDLDVETLRALEDALLEFPGCAMVISHDRWFLDRIATHILAFEGDSHVEFFPGNYNEYEADKKRRLGDEAAKPHRVKYKKLA; encoded by the coding sequence ATGCAATACATCTACACCATGAACGGGGTCAGCAAGATCGTTCCCCCGAAACGCCAGATCATCAAGGATATTTCGCTGAGCTTCTTCCCCGGCGCCAAGATCGGCCTGCTGGGCCTGAACGGCGCTGGCAAGTCCACCGTGCTGCGCATCATGGCCGGCGTGGATACCGATTTTCAGGGCGAGGCGCGCCCGCAGCCCGGCATCAAGGTCGGCTATCTGGCGCAGGAGCCGCAGCTCGATCCGGAAAAGACCGTGCGCGAAGCGGTCGAGGAAGGTGTGTCGGTAGTGCTGGACGCGCAAAAGCGCCTGGAAGAGGTCTATGCCGCTTACGCCGAAGAAGGCGCCGATTTCGACAAACTCGCTGCCGAGCAGCAAGCGCTGGAAAACATCCTGGCCGTGAACGACGCCCACGCCTTGGAGCGCCAGCTGGAAGTGGCCGCCGACGCGCTGCGCCTGCCGGCCTGGGACGCCAAGATCGGCCCGCTCTCCGGCGGTGAAAAGCGCCGCGTGGCACTGTGCCGCCTGCTGCTGTCCAAGCCGGACATGCTGCTGCTCGACGAACCCACCAACCACCTGGACGCCGAATCGGTCGACTGGCTGGAGCAATTTCTGCAGAGCTATCCCGGCACCGTGGTGGCCGTTACCCATGATCGCTACTTCCTCGACAACGCCGCCGAGTGGATTCTGGAACTCGACCGCGGCCGCGGCATTCCGTGGAAGGGCAACTACACCGAGTGGCTGGAACAGAAAGACCAGCGCCTGAAGCAGGAAGCGCAACAGGAAAAGTCGCGCCAGAGGGCGATCGAGAAGGAACTGGAATGGGTGCGCTCCGCCGCCAAGGGCCGCCAGTCCAAGGGCAAGGCGCGCTTGAACCGCTTCGAGGAATTGAACGCGGTCGAGTACCAGCGCCGCAACGAAACCAACGAAATCTTCATTCCGCCGGGCGAGCGCTTGGGCCAGGAAGTGATCGAATTCAAGAACGTCAGCAAGGCATTCGGCGATCGCCTGCTGATCGACGATCTGTCGTTCAGGGTACCGCCGGGCGCCATCGTCGGCGTGATCGGTCCGAACGGCGCCGGCAAATCCACGCTGATGAAGCTGATCACCGGCAAGGAGCAAGCTGATTCCGGCGAAGTGAAGCTGGGTCACACGGTCAAGCTGGCCTACGTCGACCAGTCGCGCGGCATGCTCGATGGCAAGAACAACGTGTGGCAGGAGGTGTCGGGTGGTTTGGACATCCTCACCATCGGCAACTTCGAAATCCAGTCGCGCGCTTACATCGGCCGCTTCAACTTCAAGGGCACCGATCAACAGAAGATCGTCGGCAACCTGTCCGGCGGTGAGCGTGGCCGCCTGCATCTGGCCAAGACCCTGCTGCAGGGCGGCAACGTGCTGCTGCTGGACGAACCGTCAAACGACCTGGACGTGGAAACCCTGCGCGCCCTGGAAGACGCCCTGCTGGAATTCCCCGGCTGCGCCATGGTGATCTCGCACGATCGCTGGTTCCTCGACCGCATCGCCACGCACATCCTAGCGTTCGAAGGCGACTCGCACGTGGAGTTCTTCCCGGGTAACTACAACGAATATGAGGCGGACAAGAAGCGTCGCCTGGGTGATGAGGCGGCGAAGCCGCATCGGGTGAAGTACAAGAAGCTGGCGTAA